One part of the Mycolicibacterium aromaticivorans JS19b1 = JCM 16368 genome encodes these proteins:
- a CDS encoding histidine phosphatase family protein, producing MHLPRARTLVSLIAAFLAAVLLASCSSDTPHDRTITLTFIRHAESEANAAGVIDTSVPGPSLTEAGEQQATATANRLKSNGYDGVYASDMVRTQQTAAPMAKALGKQVTVLPGLNEISAGWFDGRSVKNAAATYMVAPADWLRGDTDFSIPGSVSGAEFNGKFTGAVQRIYESGNNKPVAFSSAASIMLWTLMNARNAKDSLATDHPLPNTGRVVVTGNPVIGWTLVDWDGITSF from the coding sequence ATGCATCTTCCGCGCGCCCGGACCCTCGTCTCGCTGATCGCTGCATTCCTGGCAGCCGTCCTCCTCGCCAGCTGCAGTTCCGATACCCCGCACGATCGCACGATCACCCTGACGTTCATCAGGCACGCCGAGTCGGAAGCCAACGCGGCCGGCGTGATCGACACGTCGGTGCCCGGACCGTCGCTGACAGAGGCCGGCGAGCAGCAGGCAACCGCAACGGCCAACCGGTTGAAGAGCAATGGGTACGACGGTGTCTACGCCTCGGACATGGTGCGTACCCAGCAGACCGCCGCGCCGATGGCCAAGGCCCTGGGCAAGCAGGTCACCGTGCTGCCGGGTCTCAACGAAATCTCGGCCGGGTGGTTCGACGGCCGCAGCGTGAAGAACGCCGCCGCGACGTACATGGTCGCCCCGGCCGACTGGCTGCGCGGGGACACCGACTTCAGCATCCCCGGTTCGGTCAGCGGGGCGGAGTTCAACGGCAAGTTCACCGGGGCGGTGCAGCGCATCTACGAGAGCGGCAACAACAAGCCCGTCGCGTTCTCCAGCGCCGCGTCAATCATGTTGTGGACATTGATGAATGCGCGTAACGCCAAGGACAGCCTTGCGACGGATCATCCGCTGCCCAACACCGGCCGGGTGGTGGTGACCGGCAATCCAGTGATCGGCTGGACGCTGGTGGACTGGGACGGCATCACCTCGTTCTGA
- a CDS encoding VIT1/CCC1 transporter family protein: MTSPQLHPSEPHHDAFGSRLNWLRAGVLGANDGIVSTAGIVVGVAAATIDRGPIFTAGIAALAAGALSMAVGEYVSVSTQRDSEKAMLKKERRELDTEPAAELEELAALYEAKGLSPATARTVAEELTDHDAFAAHVDIELRIDPDELTNPWQAAFSSAVSFTVGAVLPLLAILLPPSSIRVPITFVAVLIALGVTGWVSARLGGANPRRAIYRVVIGGALAMAITFGIGHLVGGAVG; this comes from the coding sequence GTGACATCACCTCAGCTTCACCCGTCCGAACCGCACCACGATGCGTTCGGCAGTCGACTGAACTGGTTGCGCGCGGGAGTTCTCGGCGCCAACGACGGCATCGTGTCGACCGCCGGCATCGTGGTCGGCGTCGCCGCCGCGACTATCGACCGCGGGCCGATCTTCACCGCGGGCATCGCGGCGCTGGCAGCCGGCGCCCTGTCGATGGCGGTCGGTGAATATGTTTCGGTCAGCACGCAGCGCGATTCCGAGAAGGCGATGCTGAAAAAGGAACGCCGCGAACTGGACACCGAGCCTGCCGCCGAGCTGGAAGAGCTGGCTGCGCTCTACGAAGCCAAGGGCTTGTCCCCCGCGACCGCGCGCACGGTGGCCGAAGAGCTCACCGATCACGACGCGTTCGCAGCGCACGTCGACATCGAACTGCGGATCGACCCCGATGAACTGACCAACCCGTGGCAGGCCGCGTTCTCCTCGGCCGTGTCGTTCACGGTCGGCGCGGTGCTCCCACTGCTGGCAATCCTGTTGCCGCCGTCGTCGATTCGCGTGCCGATCACCTTCGTCGCCGTGCTGATCGCGCTGGGGGTCACCGGCTGGGTCAGCGCCCGCCTGGGCGGCGCCAATCCGCGGCGGGCGATCTACCGGGTGGTCATCGGAGGGGCGCTTGCCATGGCCATCACGTTCGGCATCGGCCACCTCGTCGGCGGCGCGGTCGGTTGA
- a CDS encoding DUF899 domain-containing protein: MPALPPVVDQQTWRAALDELRAREKAATRELDAIAAQRRRLPMVELPDYILTGPHGPVALAEVFNGCSQLIVYNHMWNDGADWQCPGCTGFTSQFTRLEFLENYDARFVIVTNGPISEALAYKAKVGNKMDWYSSSDSSFGADVDAAPSAGFGVNVFLRDGDTVYRTWHTNGRGTEQLSHSFALIDLLPWGRQEEWQDSPAGWPQRPTYSGWAGSEDIAHAYGESPTLHT; encoded by the coding sequence ATGCCCGCCCTGCCCCCGGTGGTCGATCAGCAAACCTGGCGCGCCGCACTCGACGAACTCCGCGCGCGCGAGAAGGCCGCCACCCGTGAACTCGACGCGATCGCCGCGCAACGCCGGCGGCTGCCCATGGTCGAGCTGCCGGACTACATCCTCACCGGACCACACGGCCCAGTCGCGCTCGCCGAAGTGTTCAACGGATGTTCACAGCTGATCGTCTACAACCACATGTGGAACGACGGCGCGGACTGGCAGTGCCCCGGCTGCACCGGGTTCACCTCTCAGTTCACCCGCCTGGAATTCCTGGAGAACTACGACGCCCGCTTCGTCATCGTCACCAATGGGCCGATCAGCGAAGCCTTGGCTTACAAGGCCAAGGTCGGCAACAAGATGGACTGGTACTCGTCGTCGGACAGTTCGTTCGGTGCCGACGTCGACGCCGCCCCCAGCGCGGGGTTCGGCGTCAATGTCTTTCTGCGCGACGGCGATACGGTGTACCGGACCTGGCACACCAACGGCCGCGGCACCGAGCAACTCAGCCACTCCTTCGCCCTCATCGACCTGCTGCCCTGGGGACGCCAGGAGGAGTGGCAGGACTCCCCAGCTGGCTGGCCGCAGCGCCCGACATATTCCGGTTGGGCCGGCTCGGAGGACATTGCGCATGCCTACGGCGAAAGTCCTACGCTGCATACGTGA
- a CDS encoding MaoC family dehydratase, with protein MAIDPTAIGAVTDPQPYQWTDRDTMLYALGVGAGTDDLAFTTDNSHDITQQVLPTFAVICCPAFGAATKVGSFNWGMLLHGSQEIRLHAPLPASGQLSVVSEVADIQDKGEGKNAIIVMRGKGTDPATGELIAETLSTAVIRGEGGFGGQPGQRPQAPEFPDREPDARVAMPTRGDQALIYRLSGDRNPLHSDPWFAREMAGFDRPILHGLCTYGFAGRALLAELAGNDAAKLTAVSARFTSPVFPGETLTTSIWRTEAGRAVYRTEAGGPDGSNTRVVLDDGSAEYRD; from the coding sequence ATGGCCATCGACCCCACGGCAATCGGAGCGGTCACCGACCCTCAGCCCTACCAGTGGACCGATCGCGACACGATGCTCTATGCGCTCGGCGTCGGTGCGGGCACCGATGACTTGGCCTTCACCACCGACAACAGTCACGACATCACACAGCAGGTCTTGCCGACGTTCGCGGTGATCTGCTGCCCGGCGTTCGGAGCGGCCACCAAGGTCGGGTCGTTCAACTGGGGCATGCTGCTGCACGGCTCGCAGGAGATCCGCCTGCACGCACCGCTGCCCGCCTCCGGTCAGCTCTCGGTGGTCTCCGAGGTGGCCGACATCCAGGACAAGGGCGAGGGCAAGAACGCCATCATCGTGATGCGGGGCAAGGGTACCGATCCGGCCACCGGCGAGCTGATCGCCGAAACCTTGTCGACCGCGGTCATCCGCGGCGAGGGCGGGTTCGGCGGCCAGCCCGGGCAACGTCCACAGGCCCCCGAATTCCCCGACCGCGAACCGGACGCCCGCGTCGCGATGCCGACCCGCGGCGATCAGGCGTTGATCTACCGGCTGTCCGGCGACCGAAATCCGCTGCACAGCGACCCCTGGTTCGCACGTGAGATGGCCGGCTTCGACAGGCCGATCCTGCACGGGCTGTGCACGTATGGGTTCGCCGGAAGGGCGCTGCTGGCCGAACTCGCAGGCAACGACGCGGCGAAGCTGACCGCGGTCAGCGCACGGTTCACCTCGCCGGTCTTCCCGGGTGAGACGTTGACCACCTCGATCTGGCGCACCGAGGCAGGCCGGGCGGTGTATCGCACCGAGGCCGGTGGGCCGGACGGTTCCAACACGCGGGTCGTGCTCGACGACGGCTCGGCCGAATACCGCGACTGA
- a CDS encoding acyl-CoA thioesterase: MSFGMPLRVRYVECDMQGRVFNGHYLTWFDMAINEAVRDIFGDYQVLLDGGIDFVVAAAELQFRQPARFDDELVVGVGFEPVGRTSLSSRFAIRRGEEVIAEATMIHVCVDAVTFEKRPWPDWFRERMSSTC, translated from the coding sequence ATGAGCTTCGGCATGCCGCTGCGCGTGCGGTACGTCGAATGCGACATGCAGGGCCGGGTTTTCAACGGCCACTATCTGACCTGGTTCGACATGGCCATCAACGAGGCCGTCCGCGACATCTTCGGCGACTACCAGGTGTTGCTCGACGGCGGCATCGACTTCGTGGTGGCCGCGGCAGAGTTGCAGTTCCGCCAGCCTGCGCGGTTCGATGACGAGCTGGTGGTCGGCGTCGGCTTCGAACCCGTCGGCCGGACCTCGTTGAGCAGCCGCTTCGCCATCCGCCGCGGTGAGGAGGTGATCGCCGAGGCGACCATGATCCACGTCTGCGTCGACGCGGTGACGTTCGAGAAGCGGCCGTGGCCGGACTGGTTCCGGGAGCGGATGTCGTCAACGTGTTGA